In the genome of Thunnus maccoyii chromosome 15, fThuMac1.1, whole genome shotgun sequence, one region contains:
- the olah gene encoding S-acyl fatty acid synthase thioesterase, medium chain, with protein MPQQATSRMEKVINCFKKSPDAVARLICFPWAGGGSIHYARWGNVLSSSIEVFAVKLPGRESRAKEPFFQNMQQIVDEVVGVLLPLLKEKPFALFGHSFGAFTSFAVADALKRLHNLQPVHIFLSGASAPYSETRINAPKRCGLTDDDFLKWMTSIGGTPPELLANPEVLKLFLPALKADLHIVENFKCNKPDSPFLSCPVTCLDGKEDIPHDLQAWKDITTGDFTVRMLNGSHFYLKDPGNEKIILDYVTKHLETSEMDYL; from the exons ATGCCGCAGCAAGCAACAAGCAG GATGGAAAAGGTGATCAACTGTTTCAAGAAAAGTCCAGATGCTGTGGCCAGACTGATCTGCTTCCCCTGGGCTGGTGGAGGGTCCATACACTACGCACGCTGGGGAAACGTCCTCAGCAGCTCCAtagaag TATTTGCTGTCAAACTTCCAGGCAGGGAGAGTCGAGCCAAAGAGCCGTTCTTTCAGAACATGCAGCAGATTGTGGATGAGGTTGTTGGTGTTTTGTTACCGCTGCTGAAAGAGAAGCCGTTTGCTCTGTTTGGCCACAG TTTTGGCGCCTTTACGAGCTTCGCTGTTGCAGATGCTCTGAAGAGACTCCACAACCTCCAACCGGTTCACATCTTCCTGTCTGGTGCTTCTGCTCCTTAT tcagagacacgAATCAACGCCCCGAAGAGATGCGGCTTAACAGATGATGATTTCCTCAAGTGGATGACTTCGATAGGAGGAACTCCTCCTGAGCTGCTGGCCAACCCTGAAGTACTGAAGCTCTTCCTTCCTGCCCTGAAGGCCGACCTGCACATTGTGGAGAACTTCAA GTGTAACAAGCCAGACAGTCCGTTTCTCTCCTGCCCGGTCACATGTCTGGATGGAAAGGAAGATATTCCTCATGACTTACAAG CTTGGAAAGACATCACAACAGGAGATTTCACCGTCAGGATGCTGAATGGATCTCATTTTTACCTGAAGGATcctggaaatgaaaaaataatattagaCTACGTCACAAAGCACCTGGAAACATCCGAAATGGACTATTTATGA